Proteins encoded together in one Microbacterium oxydans window:
- a CDS encoding alpha/beta fold hydrolase: MGYITVGNENSTPIELYYEDQGAGQPVVLIHGYPLDGHSWERQTRELLDQGYRVITYDRRGFGQSSKVNAGYDYDTFAADLNTVLETLDVRDVVLVGFSMGTGELARYVSRYGHERVAKLAFLASLEPFLVQRDDNPEGVPQEVFDGIEAAAKGDRFAWFTDFYKNFYNLDENLGSRISEEAVTGSWNVAIGSAPVAAYAVVSSWIEDFRADVEAVAAAAKPTLILHGTKDNILPIDATARRFHQAVPAADYVEVEGAPHGLLWTHADEVNAALKDFLAK; the protein is encoded by the coding sequence ATGGGCTACATCACCGTCGGCAACGAGAACAGCACCCCGATCGAGCTCTACTACGAAGACCAGGGAGCCGGCCAGCCCGTCGTCCTGATCCACGGCTACCCGCTCGACGGCCACAGCTGGGAGCGCCAGACGCGCGAGCTGCTCGACCAGGGCTACCGCGTCATCACCTACGACCGTCGCGGCTTCGGGCAGTCCTCGAAGGTGAACGCCGGGTACGACTACGACACCTTCGCCGCCGACCTGAACACGGTGCTCGAGACCCTCGACGTGCGTGACGTCGTGCTCGTCGGCTTCTCGATGGGCACCGGGGAGCTCGCCCGCTACGTCAGCCGCTACGGACACGAGCGCGTCGCCAAGCTGGCCTTCCTCGCCTCGCTCGAGCCCTTCCTGGTGCAGCGCGACGACAACCCCGAGGGCGTGCCGCAGGAGGTCTTCGACGGGATCGAGGCCGCGGCGAAGGGCGACCGCTTCGCCTGGTTCACCGACTTCTACAAGAACTTCTACAACCTCGACGAGAACCTCGGATCGCGCATCAGCGAGGAGGCCGTGACCGGCAGCTGGAACGTCGCCATCGGCAGCGCCCCCGTCGCCGCCTACGCCGTCGTGTCGTCCTGGATCGAGGACTTCCGCGCCGACGTCGAGGCCGTGGCCGCCGCGGCGAAGCCCACCCTGATCCTGCACGGCACGAAGGACAACATCCTCCCGATCGACGCGACCGCCCGCCGGTTCCACCAGGCCGTGCCCGCGGCCGACTACGTCGAGGTCGAGGGCGCGCCGCACGGCCTCCTCTGGACCCACGCCGACGAGGTCAACGCCGCGCTGAAGGACTTCCTGGCGAAGTAG
- a CDS encoding NAD-dependent succinate-semialdehyde dehydrogenase, which produces MTSTESGYPEIELLVDGRRIGAADRETAAVENPATRKVIGRVPLATAEDIADALAGAGRAAEAWRDTSPHHRAAILMRAAQLLRDRREPIARAMTLENGKPYGDSLGEVDYTADIIDSLATEAPRAYGVVLPTAGDEGRTLVVTEPVGPVAAFTPWNYPLTVPGRKVAAALAAGCTVVIKPAEETPASAVALADALVDAGLPDGVLSMLFGDPAQISETLIASPVIRKVSFTGSIGVGKHLARLAGDAAKPVMLELGGHAPVLVFDDVDVEEVARQALGAKLHNTGQSCGSPVRFYVHESVHAQFVARFGELLAAARTGDGFDEATEMGPLANSRRYDAMAPFVEDAVERGATVVAGGSGDDSVGYYWPATLLADVPDDALVMHDEPFGPIAATSVFTDEDEVIARANALPYGLAAYVFTKDADRALRLPRRLDVGMVSVNKFGVGARDTFFGGRKESGFGSEGGPEAVHEYLVKKLISQG; this is translated from the coding sequence ATGACGTCAACGGAATCCGGATACCCGGAGATCGAGCTTCTGGTGGACGGACGGCGCATCGGCGCCGCCGACCGTGAGACGGCCGCCGTGGAGAACCCGGCGACCAGGAAGGTGATCGGGCGGGTGCCGCTCGCGACGGCGGAGGACATCGCCGATGCGCTCGCCGGCGCCGGTCGTGCCGCCGAAGCGTGGCGGGACACCTCGCCGCACCACCGCGCCGCGATCCTCATGCGTGCGGCACAGCTGCTGCGCGACCGACGCGAGCCGATCGCCCGTGCCATGACGCTCGAGAACGGCAAGCCCTACGGCGACTCGCTCGGCGAGGTCGACTACACCGCCGACATCATCGACTCCCTGGCCACCGAGGCGCCCCGCGCCTACGGGGTCGTCCTCCCCACCGCCGGAGACGAGGGGCGCACCCTGGTCGTCACCGAGCCGGTGGGTCCGGTCGCCGCCTTCACGCCGTGGAACTATCCCCTCACGGTGCCGGGGCGCAAGGTCGCCGCCGCCCTCGCCGCCGGCTGCACGGTCGTCATCAAGCCCGCGGAGGAGACCCCCGCCAGCGCCGTCGCCCTCGCGGACGCCCTCGTCGACGCCGGTCTGCCCGACGGCGTGCTGAGCATGCTGTTCGGCGACCCGGCGCAGATCTCCGAGACGCTGATCGCCTCGCCCGTCATCCGCAAGGTCTCGTTCACGGGGTCGATCGGCGTGGGCAAGCACCTCGCCCGCCTGGCCGGAGACGCGGCGAAGCCCGTGATGCTCGAGCTCGGCGGACACGCACCGGTCCTGGTCTTCGACGACGTCGACGTGGAGGAGGTCGCGCGGCAGGCCCTCGGCGCCAAGCTCCACAACACGGGGCAGTCGTGCGGGTCTCCCGTGCGCTTCTACGTGCACGAGTCGGTCCACGCGCAGTTCGTCGCCCGCTTCGGCGAGCTTCTCGCGGCCGCACGCACCGGTGACGGCTTCGACGAGGCGACGGAGATGGGCCCGCTCGCGAACTCGCGCCGCTACGACGCGATGGCCCCGTTCGTCGAGGACGCGGTCGAGCGCGGGGCGACGGTCGTCGCCGGCGGTTCGGGAGACGACAGCGTCGGCTACTACTGGCCCGCCACGCTCCTCGCCGACGTCCCGGACGACGCCCTCGTGATGCACGATGAGCCGTTCGGACCGATCGCGGCCACGAGCGTGTTCACCGACGAGGACGAGGTGATCGCCCGGGCGAATGCCCTCCCGTACGGCCTCGCCGCCTACGTGTTCACGAAGGATGCCGACCGGGCGCTGCGTCTGCCGCGTCGCCTGGACGTCGGGATGGTGAGCGTCAACAAGTTCGGCGTCGGTGCCCGGGACACGTTCTTCGGCGGACGCAAGGAGAGCGGCTTCGGCTCGGAGGGCGGCCCCGAAGCCGTGCACGAGTACCTGGTCAAGAAGCTGATCTCGCAGGGATAG
- a CDS encoding TetR/AcrR family transcriptional regulator, which yields MTEDEARERILTAAEELYYRKGYAAVGMDELRQSAGVSLRRLYSLFPAKTDIVAAVLARKHAEWEAGLSAAVADAGDDPRARLLAVYGYLENWFCADDFRGCAFINAFGELGGTNPDVAEIVRAHKASFQEYMAALVAETGAPDALAAQLSILAEGAQSTAAISADPAVAVQARGAAEVLVDAAFARV from the coding sequence ATGACCGAAGACGAGGCTCGCGAGCGCATCCTCACCGCCGCGGAGGAGCTCTACTACCGCAAGGGGTATGCGGCTGTCGGGATGGACGAGCTGCGCCAGTCCGCCGGCGTGTCGCTGCGCCGCCTGTACTCGCTCTTCCCCGCGAAGACCGACATCGTCGCCGCCGTGCTCGCGCGCAAGCACGCCGAGTGGGAGGCGGGGCTCTCCGCCGCGGTGGCCGATGCCGGTGACGACCCCCGCGCCCGCCTCCTCGCGGTCTACGGCTACCTCGAGAACTGGTTCTGCGCGGACGACTTCCGGGGGTGCGCGTTCATCAACGCCTTCGGGGAGCTCGGCGGGACGAATCCGGATGTCGCCGAGATCGTCCGCGCGCACAAGGCGTCCTTCCAGGAGTACATGGCCGCGCTCGTCGCCGAGACCGGTGCGCCCGATGCGCTCGCGGCGCAGCTGTCGATCCTCGCGGAGGGGGCGCAGAGCACGGCCGCGATCTCCGCGGATCCCGCCGTGGCCGTCCAGGCGCGCGGGGCCGCCGAGGTCCTCGTCGACGCGGCGTTCGCCCGGGTCTGA
- a CDS encoding carbohydrate ABC transporter permease — MTAVVSSPRRRSRTNLFSTIVLFVGALYCVLPVLWIVIAATKSSTELFSTPTALPSFTGGLFENIAELLAYRDGIFGRWMLNSALYAGGGGIASTLIAAAAGYALAKYRFRGSTSIFRIIVAAVLLPQIMLAIPQYLLLAQFGMTNNYFSVILPLLVSPYAIYLCKIYAEASVPNEIMEAARIDGATEWRIFLSTGLRLMSPALVTVFLLQFIAIWNNFLLPFIMLTDDSKFPLTLGLYAMLRAGASQAALYSLVITGAAIAIIPVVALFLSLQRFWRLDLMSGGVKA; from the coding sequence ATGACCGCCGTCGTGTCCAGCCCTCGGCGTCGGAGCCGCACCAACCTCTTCTCCACGATCGTCCTGTTCGTCGGCGCGCTGTACTGCGTGCTGCCGGTGCTGTGGATCGTGATCGCGGCGACCAAGAGCAGCACGGAGCTGTTCTCCACGCCCACCGCGCTCCCGTCGTTCACCGGCGGCCTGTTCGAGAACATCGCCGAGCTGCTCGCCTACCGCGACGGCATCTTCGGGCGCTGGATGCTCAACTCCGCGCTCTACGCGGGCGGCGGCGGCATCGCCTCGACTCTCATCGCCGCAGCCGCGGGGTACGCCCTCGCCAAGTACCGGTTCCGGGGGAGCACGTCGATCTTCCGGATCATCGTCGCGGCCGTGCTGCTGCCCCAGATCATGCTCGCGATCCCGCAGTACCTGCTGCTGGCGCAGTTCGGCATGACCAACAACTACTTCTCGGTGATCCTGCCGCTGCTGGTGAGTCCGTACGCGATCTACCTGTGCAAGATCTACGCCGAGGCGTCGGTGCCGAACGAGATCATGGAGGCCGCGCGCATCGACGGGGCCACGGAATGGCGCATCTTCCTGTCGACGGGTCTGCGGCTGATGTCACCCGCCCTGGTGACCGTGTTCCTGCTGCAGTTCATCGCGATCTGGAACAACTTCCTGCTGCCGTTCATCATGCTGACGGACGACTCGAAGTTCCCGCTCACTCTCGGGCTCTACGCGATGCTCCGCGCCGGCGCCTCCCAGGCCGCGCTCTACTCGCTCGTGATCACGGGTGCGGCGATCGCGATCATCCCGGTCGTCGCCCTGTTCCTGTCGCTGCAGCGGTTCTGGCGTCTCGACCTCATGTCGGGCGGTGTCAAGGCATGA
- a CDS encoding hydroxyacid dehydrogenase: MILPPSQAESARPPAQFVMRRGLVTQLFAPEQFAALGALLDFGDRPVTQTLDDPRLDTVHTLITGWGCPRIGPEELDRMPALRAIHHAAGTVKEHLDPEVWHRGIRVTSAAAANAVPVAEYTLAMILLEGKGVAAAATAHRRDPARDLSPLFEGIGNHRRRIGILGASKIGRRVIALLRGFDLDVAVSDPYLREDDPIREDARVVDLDELFASSDIVSVHAPLLPDTVGLVSRRLLGLMPDGATLINTARGPIVDHAALVDEVRAGRLRAVLDVTDPEPLPAGHVLLESPSVIVTPHIAGALGNELRRLGESVVGEVQRVSRGEDAAHAVSLGELAAMA, translated from the coding sequence ATGATCCTTCCCCCGAGCCAGGCGGAGAGCGCGCGCCCGCCCGCGCAGTTCGTGATGCGACGCGGTCTCGTGACCCAGCTGTTCGCTCCCGAGCAGTTCGCGGCTCTCGGCGCCCTGCTGGACTTCGGTGATCGCCCGGTGACGCAGACCCTGGACGATCCGCGCCTCGACACGGTCCACACGCTCATCACCGGATGGGGCTGCCCGCGGATCGGGCCGGAGGAGCTGGACCGCATGCCGGCCCTCCGTGCGATCCACCACGCGGCGGGAACGGTCAAGGAGCATCTCGACCCCGAGGTCTGGCATCGCGGGATCCGCGTGACGTCCGCGGCCGCGGCGAACGCCGTGCCCGTCGCGGAGTACACGCTCGCCATGATCCTTCTCGAGGGCAAGGGCGTCGCGGCGGCCGCGACCGCCCACCGCCGGGATCCCGCACGCGACCTCTCGCCCCTGTTCGAGGGCATCGGCAACCATCGGCGCCGCATCGGCATCCTGGGCGCATCGAAGATCGGGCGGCGGGTGATCGCGCTGCTGCGCGGCTTCGACCTCGATGTCGCGGTGAGCGATCCGTATCTGCGTGAGGACGATCCGATCCGCGAGGACGCCCGGGTGGTCGACCTCGACGAGCTCTTCGCGAGCAGTGACATCGTGAGCGTCCACGCGCCGCTGCTCCCCGACACCGTCGGTCTCGTGAGTCGCCGACTGCTCGGGCTGATGCCCGACGGAGCGACCCTGATCAACACCGCGCGGGGTCCGATCGTGGACCATGCGGCCCTCGTCGACGAGGTCCGGGCCGGGCGGCTGCGGGCCGTGCTCGACGTCACGGATCCGGAGCCGCTCCCCGCGGGGCATGTGCTCCTCGAGTCGCCGTCGGTGATCGTCACCCCGCACATCGCGGGCGCGCTGGGCAACGAGCTCCGCCGTCTGGGGGAGTCCGTCGTCGGCGAGGTGCAGAGGGTCTCCCGCGGTGAGGACGCGGCGCACGCCGTGTCGCTCGGCGAGCTCGCGGCGATGGCGTGA
- a CDS encoding LacI family DNA-binding transcriptional regulator, giving the protein MTLDARGGRPPTLSDVARLAGVSQSTASRVVNGSARRVDDGYRERVLGAARQLGYAPNIAAQAVARGASHRIALITGGIADAYFSAMTAAIMNAAEEIDLRVSLAVSSRRTERELELVRELRGEQPRAIILAGTGYTDSRSDPAVEAELLRYQETGGRVVLISRTDMPFETVYFDNFEGARRLAVEMVARGYRSPLLLGSDLPLRSMQERIDGFTAGFAEAGIAIPPSRVLRPGFHWDGARELLATLDDDVLASADLVFAVTDVLALGALNGLRERGIETPGRIGVAGFDDITTLRDVVPPLTSVHVPLDEVAAEAIHRATAAPEDLRRRVIPTHPVVRASTPPR; this is encoded by the coding sequence ATGACTCTCGATGCGCGTGGCGGACGACCGCCCACCCTCTCGGACGTCGCACGCCTGGCCGGCGTCTCCCAGTCGACCGCGTCGCGCGTCGTGAACGGCTCGGCTCGGCGCGTCGACGATGGATACCGCGAACGCGTGCTCGGCGCGGCGCGTCAGCTCGGCTACGCGCCGAACATCGCGGCGCAGGCCGTGGCGCGGGGCGCATCGCACCGGATCGCCCTCATCACGGGCGGCATCGCGGACGCCTACTTCTCGGCGATGACCGCGGCGATCATGAACGCGGCGGAGGAGATCGACCTGCGCGTCTCCCTCGCCGTCAGCTCGCGCCGCACCGAGCGCGAGCTCGAGCTGGTCCGCGAGCTCCGCGGCGAGCAGCCGCGCGCGATCATCCTCGCCGGCACCGGCTACACCGACTCGCGTTCCGATCCGGCCGTCGAGGCCGAGCTGCTGCGCTACCAGGAGACCGGCGGGCGCGTGGTGCTGATCAGCCGCACCGACATGCCGTTCGAGACCGTGTACTTCGACAACTTCGAGGGCGCTCGTCGCCTCGCGGTCGAGATGGTGGCGCGTGGCTACCGCTCGCCGCTGCTCCTGGGGAGCGACCTGCCGCTGCGTTCCATGCAGGAGCGGATCGACGGCTTCACGGCCGGCTTCGCGGAGGCCGGCATCGCGATCCCGCCGTCGCGCGTGCTGCGGCCCGGGTTCCACTGGGACGGCGCGCGGGAACTCCTGGCGACGCTCGACGACGACGTCCTCGCGTCGGCGGATCTCGTGTTCGCCGTGACCGACGTCCTCGCCCTGGGCGCACTGAACGGCCTCCGCGAGCGCGGCATCGAGACCCCGGGGCGGATCGGCGTCGCCGGGTTCGACGACATCACGACGCTGCGCGATGTCGTGCCGCCCCTCACGAGCGTGCACGTGCCGCTCGACGAGGTGGCCGCCGAGGCGATCCACCGCGCCACGGCCGCGCCCGAGGACCTGCGCCGACGCGTCATCCCCACCCACCCGGTGGTGCGCGCGAGCACACCGCCCCGCTGA
- a CDS encoding carbohydrate ABC transporter permease produces MTTTTAPRRSSRRTEEEPRGRRRQRTNAGFALALLTPALILLALFTLAPAIYALILSLMQRRISGGLLGGDSTLEFVGIENYVAAFLDSELWAGLGRMLIVAGIGVPGTIILAALFALCLDADRTRLIGVWRILIFLPYAVPGVIASLLWGFLYLPATSPIGGEVIDFFGGTEIFFSVANIAVWGVVGFNMVIMYTALRGLPQEMYEAAKLDGAGELQIALRIKLPLIRPAIVMCSLFSVLGALQLFNEPTTLRPLANAISSTWVPLMKVYTDAFVNDDIHRAAATSLLLVVLTVGASVLVNRVGILIGKKR; encoded by the coding sequence GTGACCACCACCACCGCCCCGCGGCGATCGAGCCGGCGGACCGAGGAAGAACCGCGCGGCCGACGTCGACAGAGGACGAACGCCGGCTTCGCACTCGCGCTGCTGACGCCCGCTCTGATCCTGCTCGCCCTCTTCACCCTCGCCCCGGCGATCTACGCGCTCATCCTCAGCCTGATGCAGCGCCGGATCTCCGGTGGACTGCTGGGCGGGGACTCGACGCTCGAGTTCGTCGGGATCGAGAACTACGTCGCCGCCTTCCTCGACTCCGAGCTTTGGGCGGGCCTCGGGCGCATGCTGATCGTCGCGGGCATCGGCGTGCCGGGCACCATCATCCTCGCCGCGCTCTTCGCGCTCTGCCTGGATGCGGACCGCACCCGCCTCATCGGCGTCTGGCGGATCCTCATCTTCCTGCCCTACGCGGTCCCCGGTGTGATCGCCTCCCTGCTCTGGGGCTTCCTCTACCTTCCGGCCACCAGTCCGATCGGCGGCGAGGTCATCGACTTCTTCGGGGGGACGGAGATCTTCTTCTCCGTCGCGAACATCGCCGTCTGGGGAGTGGTCGGCTTCAACATGGTGATCATGTACACGGCCCTGCGCGGGCTGCCGCAGGAGATGTACGAGGCCGCGAAGCTCGACGGTGCCGGCGAGCTCCAGATCGCGCTGCGCATCAAGCTGCCGCTGATCCGGCCGGCGATCGTGATGTGCTCGCTCTTCTCCGTGCTCGGCGCCCTGCAGCTGTTCAACGAGCCGACGACCCTGCGCCCGCTCGCGAACGCGATCTCGTCGACCTGGGTGCCGCTGATGAAGGTCTACACCGACGCCTTCGTCAACGACGACATCCACCGCGCCGCGGCCACCTCGCTGCTGCTCGTGGTGCTCACGGTCGGGGCATCCGTCCTCGTGAACCGTGTCGGAATCCTGATCGGAAAGAAGCGATGA
- a CDS encoding ABC transporter substrate-binding protein encodes MRRTLLAAGAIVASAALLAGCGAGTGTENESSGPVTLQMWSWDPSMPEIAKVWNESHPDIQVEVTDPAGGNELVSRILTAHKSGDAADIVKVEYQALPALVANGVAADITEYTKDAADSFTPAAFDQVSFDGKVFGLPQDFAPLVFFYRHDIFEQYGLTPPTTWDEYADVARKLHEADPSKYLGTFSSADPGWFTGLTQQAGANWWSAEGDTWKVAIDDADSVKVADYWQGLIDEGVIKGEPFWSPQWNKEMDDGTYAGWISGAWAPAQFGGIAPNTKGKWTMTALPDWNAGDATTGIWGGSATAVTTDSKHPKEAAAFIDWFNTSDEALALQVEKINIFPAAINGQKLDALQTPPAYMPNQPDYYSTVAKISEGARTFDLWGPNATVTFGAYNDGFAAAIESGSSFSDVLKNMQETTVADMKKLGFTVEK; translated from the coding sequence ATGAGAAGGACCCTGTTGGCCGCCGGGGCGATCGTCGCCTCTGCCGCGCTGCTCGCCGGTTGCGGCGCCGGAACCGGAACCGAGAACGAGAGCAGCGGGCCCGTCACGCTGCAGATGTGGTCGTGGGACCCGTCGATGCCCGAGATCGCGAAGGTCTGGAACGAGTCGCACCCCGACATCCAGGTCGAGGTCACCGACCCCGCGGGCGGCAACGAACTCGTCAGCCGCATCCTCACCGCGCACAAGTCCGGTGACGCCGCCGACATCGTGAAGGTCGAGTACCAGGCGCTGCCGGCACTCGTCGCGAACGGGGTCGCCGCCGACATCACCGAGTACACGAAGGACGCGGCGGACAGCTTCACGCCCGCGGCCTTCGACCAGGTGTCGTTCGACGGCAAGGTCTTCGGCCTGCCCCAGGACTTCGCGCCGCTGGTGTTCTTCTACCGGCACGACATCTTCGAGCAGTACGGCCTCACGCCGCCTACCACGTGGGACGAGTACGCCGACGTCGCCCGCAAGCTGCACGAGGCCGACCCGAGCAAGTACCTCGGCACGTTCAGCTCGGCGGACCCGGGCTGGTTCACCGGTCTCACCCAGCAGGCCGGAGCGAACTGGTGGTCCGCCGAGGGCGACACCTGGAAGGTCGCGATCGACGACGCCGACTCGGTGAAGGTCGCCGACTACTGGCAAGGCCTGATCGACGAGGGCGTCATCAAGGGCGAGCCGTTCTGGTCGCCGCAGTGGAACAAGGAGATGGACGACGGCACGTACGCCGGATGGATCTCCGGTGCCTGGGCCCCCGCCCAGTTCGGCGGCATCGCCCCCAACACCAAGGGCAAGTGGACGATGACCGCGCTTCCGGACTGGAACGCGGGCGACGCCACCACGGGAATCTGGGGCGGGTCGGCGACGGCCGTCACCACCGACTCGAAGCACCCGAAGGAGGCGGCCGCGTTCATCGACTGGTTCAACACCAGCGACGAGGCGCTCGCTCTCCAGGTCGAGAAGATCAACATCTTCCCGGCGGCCATCAACGGGCAGAAGCTCGACGCCCTGCAGACGCCTCCCGCGTACATGCCGAACCAGCCCGACTACTACTCGACGGTCGCGAAGATCTCCGAGGGTGCGCGCACGTTCGACCTCTGGGGTCCGAACGCGACGGTCACGTTCGGCGCGTACAACGACGGCTTCGCCGCGGCCATCGAATCCGGCTCGTCCTTCTCCGACGTGTTGAAGAACATGCAGGAGACCACGGTCGCCGACATGAAGAAGCTCGGCTTCACCGTCGAGAAATAG
- a CDS encoding aldo/keto reductase: MTTSKIAAGSGSWVQWNPASVGDDVPLAESIDLVHELFEDPTVRVLDTANNYGFGASEERIGMAIREYGIVPDGFTIQTKADRDMTTGDFSGARVRRSLDESRTRLGFDRLPVVYLHDPENISWEQAFAADGPVAALVAAREAGIIGTLGVAGGPPDLMRRYLDTGLFEALITHNRYTLADRSADRLLDHAHALGVHVTNASPYGGGFLTAWPPPTERYAYGPAAPSVRRTAEQTAALCTAAGVPLIAAALAFSTEDPRIDRTIIGMRTVDDLRATRELLEVTVDDELLDALRGLDSDPRGWQDPPADRPSAPPQPRMATPRRQ; this comes from the coding sequence GTGACGACGTCGAAGATCGCGGCCGGCTCCGGCAGCTGGGTGCAGTGGAACCCGGCGAGCGTCGGAGACGACGTTCCCCTCGCCGAGTCGATCGACCTCGTGCACGAGCTCTTCGAGGACCCGACCGTGCGCGTGCTCGACACCGCGAACAACTACGGCTTCGGAGCCAGCGAAGAGCGGATCGGCATGGCGATCCGGGAGTACGGCATCGTCCCCGACGGCTTCACGATCCAGACCAAGGCGGACCGCGACATGACGACCGGGGACTTCTCCGGCGCCCGCGTGCGCCGTTCCCTCGACGAGAGCCGGACCCGCCTCGGGTTCGACCGTCTGCCGGTGGTCTACCTGCACGACCCCGAGAACATCAGCTGGGAGCAGGCCTTCGCCGCCGACGGTCCGGTCGCCGCGCTGGTCGCGGCTCGCGAAGCGGGGATCATCGGAACCCTCGGCGTCGCGGGCGGGCCCCCCGACCTCATGCGGCGCTATCTCGACACCGGTCTCTTCGAGGCGCTCATCACCCACAACCGCTACACGCTGGCCGACCGCAGCGCCGACCGTCTGCTCGACCACGCGCACGCGCTCGGCGTGCACGTCACGAACGCCTCCCCCTACGGAGGCGGCTTCCTCACCGCCTGGCCGCCGCCCACCGAGCGCTACGCCTATGGTCCCGCAGCACCGAGCGTGCGCCGGACGGCGGAGCAGACGGCCGCGCTCTGCACCGCAGCCGGCGTCCCGCTCATCGCCGCAGCCCTCGCGTTCTCCACCGAGGATCCTCGCATCGACCGCACGATCATCGGCATGCGCACGGTGGACGACCTGCGGGCCACCAGGGAGCTCCTCGAGGTGACGGTCGACGATGAGCTGCTCGACGCGCTGCGCGGGCTCGACTCGGACCCGCGGGGCTGGCAGGATCCGCCCGCAGACCGACCCTCCGCTCCCCCTCAGCCGCGCATGGCGACACCGCGGCGCCAGTAG
- a CDS encoding ThuA domain-containing protein has product MVDALILTGTGRYADPWHPYPETSPLLAELVRAAGFSPRIETDVDGALRRLDDGVRLLVVNAGDPEGPDAGDPTDAQAPGVEREEPVASLAEGDAALAAGLERGIGILAVHSAAASLRDYPSYERALGGRWVRGRSWHPDFGAAQVRLDPEHPLATGLHDFAVDDERYTDLRLDAEIDRLAWHEHDGVRHPLVWTRELGPSRVAYDALGHDSRSYASAGHRELLARTLRWLREV; this is encoded by the coding sequence ATGGTCGATGCGCTCATCCTCACGGGGACCGGACGGTACGCCGATCCGTGGCACCCGTATCCGGAGACCAGTCCGCTGCTGGCCGAGCTCGTGCGCGCCGCCGGCTTCTCCCCGCGGATCGAGACCGATGTCGACGGAGCCCTGCGTCGACTCGACGACGGCGTGCGGCTGCTCGTCGTCAACGCGGGCGACCCCGAGGGCCCGGATGCCGGCGATCCGACCGATGCGCAGGCGCCGGGGGTCGAGCGGGAGGAACCGGTCGCGTCCCTCGCGGAGGGGGATGCCGCCCTCGCGGCCGGGCTCGAACGCGGCATCGGCATCCTCGCGGTGCACTCGGCGGCGGCGAGCCTGCGCGACTACCCGAGCTACGAGCGCGCCCTCGGCGGACGATGGGTGCGCGGTCGGTCGTGGCATCCGGACTTCGGCGCGGCGCAGGTGCGGCTGGATCCGGAGCACCCGCTCGCCACCGGGCTGCATGACTTCGCCGTCGACGACGAGCGCTACACCGACCTCCGGCTGGATGCCGAGATCGACCGGCTGGCGTGGCACGAGCACGACGGCGTGCGGCATCCGCTCGTATGGACGCGCGAGCTCGGCCCGTCGAGGGTGGCCTACGACGCGCTCGGGCACGACTCGCGCTCGTATGCGTCGGCGGGTCATCGCGAGCTGCTCGCCCGCACCCTGCGGTGGCTGCGCGAGGTCTGA
- a CDS encoding tryptophan-rich sensory protein produces MESRTRGIARQSLIIAAASFMLIAASVGAGAFGGASVDDLQDGALSAQGSYLAPAGPAFSIWSLIYLGLIAYTVWQAFPAQRQDPRQQAVGGWIAVSMVLNGLWLVTARYLSLWLTVVVIALLLAVLARVIVVLGRFPARSIADRVLTDGANGLHFGWVTIATVANTAAWLTQIAPDGWAQQADVWAVAVLVVVLVIGAAAAWVTGRLAPALATAWGLVWLAIGRLTGQPESTPTAVAAIVVAVALVAVAVIASVRRRARVRR; encoded by the coding sequence ATGGAATCACGGACGAGGGGCATCGCCCGGCAGAGCCTGATCATCGCGGCGGCGTCGTTCATGCTGATCGCGGCGTCCGTCGGCGCCGGGGCGTTCGGCGGGGCGTCGGTCGACGATCTCCAGGACGGTGCGCTCTCCGCGCAGGGCTCCTACCTCGCTCCCGCCGGTCCCGCATTCTCGATCTGGTCGCTGATCTACCTCGGCCTGATCGCCTACACGGTGTGGCAGGCGTTCCCGGCGCAGCGACAGGACCCGCGGCAGCAGGCCGTGGGCGGATGGATCGCCGTGTCGATGGTGCTGAACGGCCTCTGGCTCGTGACAGCCCGGTATCTCTCCCTCTGGCTGACGGTGGTCGTGATCGCGCTGCTGCTGGCGGTTCTCGCGCGGGTCATCGTGGTGCTGGGGCGCTTCCCGGCGCGCAGCATCGCCGACCGCGTGCTGACCGACGGAGCGAACGGCCTGCACTTCGGCTGGGTCACGATCGCGACCGTCGCCAACACGGCCGCCTGGCTGACGCAGATCGCTCCCGACGGCTGGGCGCAGCAGGCGGACGTCTGGGCCGTTGCCGTGCTCGTCGTGGTCCTGGTGATCGGCGCCGCCGCGGCGTGGGTGACCGGCCGCCTCGCCCCTGCCCTTGCGACGGCCTGGGGTCTGGTGTGGCTCGCGATCGGTCGCCTCACCGGGCAGCCGGAGAGCACCCCCACCGCGGTCGCCGCGATCGTCGTGGCCGTGGCGCTGGTGGCCGTGGCGGTCATCGCGTCGGTGCGCCGGCGGGCTCGCGTACGGCGCTGA